From the genome of Tautonia marina, one region includes:
- a CDS encoding CRTAC1 family protein: MTPQMNHSGGSTFDVLNWAIILAVVGAIALSLTGCAGEASTEYVPEAVAPDRAPVVEVAALPTVRFVETTNDSGIEFVHENAARGEKLLPETMGSGVAVIDYDTDGAPDLLFVNQLPWDAEEGDAGAPTMALYRNDGTGHFTDVTSAAGLAIPMHGMGAVVGDIDNDGDPDLYLTTISGGRLFRNDEGVFVEITDEANARAGYGWLTSGTFFDMDNDGFLDLFLCCYVDWSAEYDSSQGFQLTGTGSERAYGPPTAFRGDHNVLLKNNGDGTFTDVSEAAGIRLVTPELKDPMAKALGVAPFDIDNDGFVDLAVANDTVRNFLFRNNGDGTFEELGIVSGVSFDPSGQVRGAMGIDWAHFRNDRSLALAIANFANEMTAFYVADDPSRMQFIDLANVFGLGAPTQPPLKFGLFFFDYDLDGRLDLLSVNGHLESDIEKTQASETYRQSAQLFWNSGRPGPTLFTQVTAETVGPDLFTPIVGRGSAYVDFDGDGDLDVVMTSNGERARIFRNDGGNDNTWVRLKLIGHDSNRDAIGAKLALKAGGVEQLRQHFPGKGYLSSVEFPITFGLGKADRVESLRITWPSGASTELSDLKVNRSYTIDEAEGIVSSVEPKDGPGEG; this comes from the coding sequence ATGACGCCACAGATGAACCACTCCGGCGGATCGACCTTTGACGTCTTGAACTGGGCGATCATTCTTGCGGTGGTCGGCGCCATTGCCCTGTCACTGACCGGCTGTGCCGGTGAGGCGAGTACGGAATACGTGCCCGAGGCCGTCGCCCCTGATCGCGCTCCGGTCGTCGAAGTCGCAGCCTTACCGACGGTGCGATTCGTGGAAACGACCAACGACAGCGGCATCGAATTCGTTCATGAGAACGCGGCGAGAGGGGAGAAACTCTTGCCCGAAACGATGGGCTCTGGCGTGGCGGTCATCGACTACGACACCGACGGCGCCCCCGACCTCCTGTTCGTGAACCAGCTTCCCTGGGATGCCGAGGAAGGTGATGCCGGTGCGCCCACCATGGCCCTCTACCGAAATGACGGCACGGGCCACTTCACCGACGTGACCTCCGCCGCCGGCCTGGCGATTCCGATGCACGGCATGGGTGCGGTCGTCGGCGACATCGACAACGACGGCGACCCCGACCTTTACCTGACCACGATTTCCGGTGGTCGGCTCTTTCGTAACGACGAAGGCGTGTTTGTCGAGATCACCGACGAGGCGAACGCACGAGCCGGTTACGGCTGGCTAACGTCCGGGACCTTCTTCGACATGGACAACGACGGGTTTCTCGACCTGTTCCTGTGCTGCTATGTCGATTGGTCGGCCGAGTACGACAGTTCTCAGGGGTTCCAACTCACCGGGACGGGGTCGGAGCGAGCCTACGGACCGCCGACCGCGTTCCGAGGCGACCACAACGTCTTGCTGAAGAACAACGGAGACGGGACCTTCACCGACGTGAGCGAAGCCGCCGGCATCCGGCTCGTGACCCCTGAGCTCAAGGATCCGATGGCGAAGGCCCTGGGTGTGGCCCCGTTCGACATCGACAACGACGGATTCGTCGATCTTGCCGTGGCGAACGACACCGTGCGGAACTTCCTGTTCCGGAACAACGGCGACGGCACGTTCGAGGAGCTGGGGATCGTCTCCGGCGTTTCGTTCGATCCGTCGGGGCAGGTCCGGGGGGCGATGGGGATTGACTGGGCCCACTTCCGCAATGATCGGTCACTGGCCCTGGCAATCGCCAACTTCGCCAACGAGATGACAGCGTTTTACGTGGCGGACGACCCGTCGCGGATGCAGTTCATCGACCTGGCAAACGTCTTCGGCCTCGGGGCGCCCACCCAGCCACCCTTGAAGTTCGGCCTGTTCTTCTTCGATTACGACCTCGACGGCCGACTCGATCTCCTGTCAGTCAACGGCCACCTCGAATCGGACATCGAGAAAACCCAGGCGAGCGAAACCTATCGCCAGTCGGCGCAACTGTTCTGGAACAGCGGCCGACCGGGGCCGACCCTGTTCACTCAGGTGACGGCCGAAACGGTCGGGCCCGACCTGTTCACGCCAATCGTCGGGCGAGGCAGTGCTTATGTCGATTTCGACGGCGACGGCGATCTGGACGTCGTGATGACATCCAACGGTGAACGTGCCCGCATCTTCCGTAACGACGGTGGCAACGACAACACCTGGGTGCGCCTCAAGCTGATCGGGCACGACTCGAACCGCGACGCCATCGGCGCGAAGCTGGCCCTGAAGGCCGGCGGGGTCGAACAACTCCGCCAGCACTTCCCGGGCAAGGGGTATCTGTCGTCGGTCGAGTTCCCGATCACCTTCGGGCTGGGCAAGGCCGATCGGGTGGAATCCCTTCGGATCACCTGGCCTTCGGGCGCTTCGACCGAACTGAGTGACCTGAAGGTCAACCGCTCTTACACGATCGACGAGGCCGAAGGGATTGTCTCGTCCGTCGAGCCGAAGGACGGCCCCGGCGAAGGCTGA
- a CDS encoding tetratricopeptide repeat protein: protein MSATERPAPRPLRDRRGFIYKPAIGKGLRPLLWIVLIGFAVLGATGIYMASVTLLTWLSGAPQDTYFYMLMVALHLFLGFVIIVPFIVFGSGHLVTSWNRPNRSAIRQGYWLLGTSVIVLISGIVLIRMGGFEVRDPVLREIGYWLHLITPPLAIVLYVRHRLAGPRIKWHYARLWTAVVGVVVVMMGMMHAFDPRETNKVGPREGAQYFFPSEVKTADGNLIPADTLMMDQYCMDCHQDSYDGWFHSSHHLSSFNNPLYLASVRETREVSVARDGTTKAARWCAGCHDPVPFLSGKFDDPNYDDVNDPTAHAGITCTSCHSITHVNSTRGNGDYTIEEPQHYPFAKSDHPVLKWINHTLVKAKPELHKQTFLKPLHKTTEFCSTCHKVSLPFELNQYKDFTRGQNHHDSYLLSGVSGHGARSFYYPEVAKTNCAECHMNFIPSDEFGARNFDGEPGREIHNHLFLGANTGLAAALGDEKALKAHTEYLQDNKIRVDLFGVIEGGTIDGELIAPLRPELPELTPGQSYLIEVVVRTLGVGHHFSQGTVDSNEIWVELTASSDGRVIGKSGGMADDGHVDPYSRFINVYMLDRHGNRIERRNPQDIFVPLYNRQIPPGAGQVVHFRIDVPEEGVTGPIELEAKVNYRKFDRTYLDFVYGEGQWPDPDGDGEPNPLPIIVMASDSIRLPIAGGPTPENPPSPIKDEWQRWNDYGIGLFLEGGERGAQKGLLKQAEPVFLTVAEQYGKADGWVNLARVYRREGRIPEALEALEKAAADPEFRASWTINWLTGLINMDQGNLDAAIKNFQDVLSTRDPARKFDFSKDYIVINDLGRALDRRGRIEAIDSDARLGYMSQAVAAFQRTLALDSENEAAHFGIGQAYAEFVPTRSAFEPWEGAPPLPEDLIELAETIAKETASAEDRSAIQQAEARTKQYRSLARSIEAFMEGPRPPYSSRVGTLIEVTSQLGPVWETEANREARAELSRALETAHKALHDLVRPDDTAQGRAIQTARQQNPAADMNAQPIVIYDLHRPGAPGLPDNASRPESATESEVRASSEVTE from the coding sequence ATGTCTGCGACCGAACGTCCTGCGCCCCGCCCGTTGCGCGATCGCCGGGGATTCATCTACAAGCCGGCAATCGGCAAGGGACTTCGGCCCTTGCTCTGGATCGTCCTGATCGGGTTCGCCGTGCTGGGAGCGACGGGGATCTACATGGCCAGCGTCACACTTCTGACCTGGCTCAGCGGAGCGCCCCAAGACACGTATTTCTACATGCTGATGGTGGCCCTGCATCTCTTTCTGGGCTTTGTCATCATTGTTCCGTTCATCGTCTTTGGTTCGGGCCACCTGGTCACCTCCTGGAATCGTCCGAACCGGTCAGCAATTCGACAGGGATACTGGCTGCTGGGCACGTCGGTCATCGTGCTGATTTCCGGAATCGTCTTGATCCGGATGGGTGGATTTGAGGTCCGTGATCCGGTCCTCCGGGAAATCGGCTACTGGCTGCACCTGATCACTCCTCCGCTGGCGATTGTGCTGTATGTGCGCCATCGCCTGGCCGGGCCTCGGATCAAGTGGCACTATGCGAGGCTCTGGACGGCGGTGGTTGGGGTGGTGGTTGTCATGATGGGCATGATGCACGCCTTCGACCCGAGAGAGACGAACAAGGTCGGGCCTCGCGAAGGAGCGCAGTACTTCTTCCCGTCGGAGGTGAAAACGGCCGACGGCAACCTCATTCCGGCAGACACCCTGATGATGGACCAGTACTGCATGGACTGCCATCAGGATTCGTACGACGGCTGGTTCCACTCATCGCACCATCTCAGCTCGTTCAACAACCCCTTGTACCTGGCGAGCGTTCGGGAAACGCGAGAGGTATCGGTGGCCCGGGACGGCACAACCAAGGCCGCTCGATGGTGCGCGGGTTGCCACGACCCGGTGCCGTTCCTCTCGGGCAAGTTTGATGATCCGAACTATGATGACGTGAATGACCCAACCGCTCACGCCGGGATTACCTGTACGTCGTGCCATTCGATCACCCACGTCAACAGCACGAGGGGCAACGGCGACTACACGATCGAGGAACCGCAGCATTACCCCTTCGCCAAGAGCGACCACCCGGTCCTGAAGTGGATCAACCACACCTTGGTGAAAGCCAAGCCGGAACTGCACAAGCAGACCTTTCTCAAACCCCTGCACAAGACTACCGAGTTTTGCTCGACCTGTCACAAGGTCAGCTTGCCGTTCGAGCTCAACCAGTACAAGGACTTCACTCGGGGCCAGAACCACCACGATTCGTATCTGCTTTCCGGAGTGTCGGGACACGGCGCGAGAAGCTTCTACTATCCCGAGGTGGCAAAGACGAATTGTGCGGAATGCCACATGAACTTCATTCCCTCCGATGAGTTCGGCGCCCGCAATTTCGACGGCGAACCCGGCCGAGAGATCCACAATCACCTGTTCCTGGGAGCCAATACCGGACTGGCCGCCGCCCTGGGGGACGAGAAGGCACTGAAGGCTCATACGGAATACCTGCAGGACAACAAGATCCGCGTCGATCTGTTCGGCGTGATCGAAGGCGGCACGATCGACGGGGAATTGATCGCGCCGCTTCGGCCAGAGCTTCCGGAGTTGACGCCGGGACAGTCGTACCTGATTGAGGTCGTGGTGCGAACCTTGGGCGTCGGTCACCACTTCTCGCAGGGGACCGTTGATTCGAACGAGATCTGGGTGGAGCTGACGGCGTCGAGCGACGGCCGAGTGATCGGCAAGTCGGGGGGAATGGCCGACGACGGACACGTTGACCCCTACTCACGGTTCATCAACGTGTACATGCTTGATCGCCACGGCAACCGGATCGAGCGGCGGAATCCTCAAGACATCTTCGTTCCCCTCTACAACCGGCAGATACCTCCAGGGGCCGGTCAGGTGGTTCACTTCCGAATCGACGTTCCGGAGGAAGGCGTCACCGGGCCAATCGAACTGGAGGCGAAGGTCAACTACCGTAAGTTTGACCGAACCTATCTCGACTTCGTTTACGGTGAAGGGCAATGGCCTGACCCCGACGGCGACGGCGAGCCAAACCCCTTGCCGATCATTGTCATGGCGAGCGATTCGATCCGGTTGCCGATCGCCGGCGGTCCGACTCCGGAGAACCCGCCCTCACCCATCAAAGACGAATGGCAACGCTGGAATGATTACGGCATCGGCCTGTTCCTTGAAGGAGGCGAGCGAGGAGCTCAGAAGGGGCTCTTGAAACAGGCCGAACCCGTCTTCCTGACCGTGGCCGAACAGTACGGCAAGGCTGACGGCTGGGTGAACCTCGCTCGCGTCTATCGGCGCGAAGGCCGGATTCCCGAGGCCCTGGAAGCCCTTGAAAAGGCCGCGGCCGATCCCGAGTTCCGGGCGTCGTGGACGATTAACTGGCTCACCGGCCTGATCAACATGGATCAAGGAAACCTTGATGCCGCCATCAAGAACTTTCAAGACGTGCTGAGCACCCGCGATCCGGCCCGGAAGTTCGATTTCAGCAAGGATTACATCGTCATCAATGACCTCGGACGGGCACTCGACCGCCGGGGACGCATCGAGGCGATCGACAGCGACGCTCGGCTCGGCTACATGAGCCAGGCCGTAGCCGCCTTCCAGCGCACCCTGGCGCTCGACTCCGAAAACGAGGCGGCCCACTTCGGGATCGGCCAGGCGTATGCCGAGTTCGTTCCAACCCGATCAGCGTTCGAACCGTGGGAAGGGGCTCCTCCGCTTCCCGAGGATCTGATCGAACTTGCCGAAACGATCGCCAAAGAAACCGCTTCGGCCGAAGATCGCTCCGCGATCCAGCAGGCCGAGGCACGAACCAAGCAGTATCGCTCCCTGGCACGGTCGATCGAGGCGTTCATGGAGGGTCCTCGACCTCCGTATTCGTCCCGAGTCGGAACCTTGATCGAAGTGACCTCGCAGCTTGGCCCCGTCTGGGAAACCGAGGCGAACCGGGAGGCCCGCGCGGAACTGTCGAGGGCGCTGGAGACGGCTCATAAGGCGTTGCATGACCTGGTTCGACCAGACGACACTGCTCAGGGCCGGGCCATCCAGACAGCCCGACAGCAAAATCCCGCGGCGGACATGAACGCCCAGCCCATCGTAATCTATGACCTGCATCGTCCCGGAGCGCCGGGACTTCCTGACAACGCCAGCCGTCCCGAGTCCGCAACCGAGTCCGAGGTTCGAGCCAGCAGCGAGGTGACGGAATGA